In Altererythrobacter rubellus, the following are encoded in one genomic region:
- a CDS encoding DUF3576 domain-containing protein, with translation MSLIQSATRRPVRMALACAALASLAACGSRERPQADLAASQVNTIGVNSYLWRSALETVSFAPLLQADAMGGVIITDWYANPQNPAERVKVTVTILDQDLRADALRVAASRQVTQSGNWVDAPVQAATVQKLEDIILTRARELRRQTLSS, from the coding sequence ATGAGTTTGATCCAGTCAGCCACCCGCCGTCCCGTTCGCATGGCACTTGCTTGCGCAGCACTAGCTTCGCTTGCGGCATGTGGTAGCCGTGAACGTCCACAGGCTGACCTTGCGGCATCACAGGTAAACACGATCGGTGTGAACTCGTACCTATGGCGCTCGGCTTTGGAGACAGTCAGCTTTGCGCCTCTGCTTCAGGCAGATGCAATGGGCGGCGTGATCATCACAGACTGGTATGCAAATCCGCAGAATCCGGCTGAGCGGGTCAAGGTAACGGTGACCATCCTCGATCAGGACCTTCGTGCGGACGCGTTGCGTGTTGCTGCAAGCCGCCAGGTCACGCAAAGCGGAAACTGGGTCGATGCGCCGGTTCAGGCCGCAACTGTCCAGAAGCTTGAAGATATCATCCTTACGCGGGCGCGTGAATTGCGCCGACAGACATTGTCTTCCTGA
- the leuS gene encoding leucine--tRNA ligase — protein MTDTRFDPSQADGRWQRAWEEAGTFHADSNSAKPKSYVLEMFPYPSGRIHMGHVRNYTMGDVLARYKKMRGHEVLHPMGWDAFGMPAENAAMEKGVHPGGWTRENIENMKGQLKRIGFALDWSREFATCDPEYYGHEQALFIDMYEAGMVYRRQSEVNWDPVDMTVLANEQVIDGKGWRSGAEVEKRKLDQWFLKITDFAEDLLDGLGTLDNWPDKVKLMQENWIGKSSGLEFSFDLSNGEKLPVYSTRPDTIFGASFVAVAADHPIAQRVAADNPDAASFIEECKKGGTTAAELETMEKRGFVTSITARHPFTGEALPVFIANFVLMDYGTGAVMGVPGHDQRDFEFATKYELPITRVIAASSDNAGDPLAEADTSDGVCVNSDFLDGMSVEEAKAAVNARAESEGWGKGTTVWRLRDWGVSRQRYWGTPIPFIHCETCGVVPVPKDQLPVELPEDVDFSTPGNPLLRHPTWKHTNCPKCGGKAERETDTLDTFTNSSWYFLRFASQPADKPFDAEEVAKWLPVEQYIGGIEHAILHLLYARFWTRALQRLGKLNFAEPFASLFTQGMVTHETYSRQVGGRAVYYTPAEVTRTGEAALLKDDGEPVDIGRVIKMSKSKKNTVDPDNIIDTYGADAARWFMLSDSPPERDLPWSEAGIEGCGRFVQRLWRLFGQYDAAASGDDKSLARKAHQSIAAVADDIEALSFNKAVARIYELTGAAEKAAPSADRNFAIRTILLLVSPMMPHLAEEAWAKLGGEGLIAEADWPQVDPAMLVEDEVTIAVQHMGKLRDTLTAPKGAPKEDLEALALASEKVQRSIDGAEIRKVIVVPDRLVNIVT, from the coding sequence ATGACCGATACGCGTTTTGATCCGTCCCAGGCCGACGGCCGCTGGCAGCGTGCCTGGGAAGAGGCGGGCACTTTCCACGCTGATTCCAATAGCGCGAAGCCGAAGAGCTATGTGCTGGAGATGTTCCCCTACCCCTCGGGGCGCATCCACATGGGGCACGTCCGCAACTACACGATGGGGGACGTGCTGGCACGTTATAAGAAAATGCGCGGGCACGAAGTGCTCCACCCGATGGGATGGGACGCGTTCGGTATGCCGGCAGAAAATGCCGCGATGGAGAAAGGCGTTCATCCGGGCGGTTGGACCCGCGAGAATATCGAAAACATGAAAGGCCAGTTGAAGCGCATCGGTTTTGCGCTCGACTGGTCACGCGAATTCGCGACCTGCGATCCGGAATATTACGGCCACGAACAGGCGCTGTTCATCGACATGTACGAAGCGGGCATGGTCTATCGCCGCCAGAGCGAAGTGAACTGGGATCCGGTTGACATGACTGTGCTCGCGAATGAGCAGGTAATCGACGGCAAAGGTTGGCGCTCGGGTGCGGAAGTCGAAAAGCGCAAGCTTGACCAATGGTTTCTCAAGATCACCGATTTCGCCGAGGATCTACTCGACGGATTGGGCACGCTCGACAATTGGCCCGACAAGGTCAAGCTGATGCAGGAAAACTGGATCGGCAAATCATCGGGTCTGGAGTTCAGCTTCGATCTTTCAAACGGTGAAAAGCTGCCGGTTTATTCGACGCGGCCCGACACGATCTTTGGCGCGAGCTTTGTTGCAGTCGCTGCCGATCATCCGATTGCGCAACGAGTGGCAGCGGACAATCCCGATGCGGCGAGTTTCATCGAAGAATGCAAGAAGGGCGGCACGACTGCTGCCGAACTGGAAACCATGGAGAAGCGCGGCTTTGTAACCAGCATCACCGCGCGCCATCCCTTCACCGGCGAAGCCCTGCCAGTCTTCATCGCCAACTTCGTGTTGATGGATTACGGCACCGGCGCGGTCATGGGCGTACCGGGGCATGATCAGCGCGACTTTGAATTTGCGACCAAATACGAATTGCCGATCACCCGAGTGATTGCCGCGTCATCAGACAATGCTGGCGATCCTTTGGCCGAAGCTGACACCAGCGATGGTGTTTGCGTGAACTCCGATTTCCTGGACGGGATGAGCGTTGAAGAGGCCAAGGCCGCGGTAAACGCGCGCGCCGAAAGCGAAGGCTGGGGCAAAGGCACAACTGTGTGGCGCCTGCGCGATTGGGGCGTCAGCCGCCAGCGCTATTGGGGCACGCCAATCCCGTTCATTCATTGCGAGACGTGCGGCGTGGTGCCTGTGCCGAAGGATCAGCTGCCGGTTGAATTGCCCGAGGATGTCGATTTCTCGACACCGGGCAATCCATTGCTGCGCCATCCCACATGGAAGCACACAAACTGCCCCAAATGCGGCGGCAAGGCGGAGCGCGAGACCGACACGCTCGACACTTTCACCAACTCCAGCTGGTACTTCCTGCGTTTTGCCAGTCAGCCAGCGGACAAGCCGTTTGACGCGGAAGAAGTCGCCAAATGGCTGCCGGTTGAGCAATATATTGGCGGGATCGAGCACGCGATCCTGCACCTGCTCTATGCACGGTTCTGGACCCGGGCCTTGCAGCGCTTGGGTAAGCTGAATTTCGCCGAGCCTTTCGCCAGCCTGTTTACGCAGGGAATGGTTACGCATGAGACATACTCGCGCCAAGTCGGAGGGCGTGCGGTCTATTATACACCGGCCGAGGTTACTCGGACGGGTGAAGCGGCGTTGCTGAAGGATGATGGGGAGCCGGTTGATATCGGCCGCGTCATAAAGATGTCGAAGTCGAAGAAGAACACGGTCGACCCGGACAATATCATCGATACTTACGGCGCAGATGCGGCGCGCTGGTTCATGCTGTCAGACAGCCCGCCAGAGCGTGACCTGCCATGGTCCGAAGCCGGGATCGAGGGCTGTGGCCGTTTCGTGCAGCGTCTGTGGAGGTTGTTCGGCCAATATGACGCGGCGGCAAGCGGTGACGACAAGTCTCTGGCGCGCAAGGCGCACCAATCCATTGCAGCGGTCGCGGACGATATCGAGGCATTGAGCTTCAACAAGGCGGTGGCGCGCATTTACGAACTGACCGGTGCGGCGGAGAAAGCTGCGCCAAGCGCAGATCGAAATTTTGCTATCCGCACCATATTGCTGCTCGTCTCGCCGATGATGCCGCATCTGGCAGAAGAAGCTTGGGCGAAGCTTGGTGGCGAGGGTCTTATCGCTGAGGCGGACTGGCCCCAAGTCGATCCGGCCATGTTGGTTGAGGACGAGGTTACAATTGCTGTCCAGCATATGGGCAAATTGCGCGATACGCTGACGGCGCCCAAAGGCGCGCCGAAAGAGGATCTGGAAGCGCTCGCGCTAGCCAGTGAGAAGGTGCAGCGTTCGATAGACGGGGCAGAAATCCGCAAGGTGATTGTAGTCCCGGACCGCTTGGTCAATATTGTCACCTGA
- the holA gene encoding DNA polymerase III subunit delta, which produces MKATQRDFASTARRAVDQCGIFFFCGPDEAGASAAAQSVTELLADAGERIEISGGDLKKDPALLGDEARSGSLFGGKRHIYVRANGDEAHEALKTLIETSDAGAGEAAPVLVVATAATDKSRTAKLLEKRKDALVAMFWPPDLGSVAGSVRQMADAAGLRLSGDLAERIARAAGLDVRLAQSEIIKLATYCDASPQSPVALTAEDLEAVGAATEEDSFMPLVNTVLKGETGKLDGELKRMREHGMNPVGVLLAVERRSAQLAQITSQLGPRGSLDGLDRGAKARLGIFWKEEREIQEQLRSWHRRKLDRLGPKLMQLHKDLLGNSQSAELLLAQGLTEIARFAARR; this is translated from the coding sequence ATGAAGGCAACGCAGCGCGATTTTGCTTCCACCGCACGCCGCGCCGTTGATCAATGCGGTATCTTTTTCTTCTGCGGACCTGATGAGGCGGGCGCCTCTGCTGCTGCGCAATCGGTCACTGAATTGCTTGCCGATGCGGGAGAGCGGATCGAAATAAGCGGCGGAGATCTGAAGAAAGACCCGGCGTTGTTGGGAGATGAAGCCCGCTCAGGCTCGCTCTTCGGTGGCAAGCGGCACATCTATGTTCGCGCCAACGGTGACGAAGCGCATGAAGCGCTCAAAACACTGATCGAAACAAGCGATGCGGGCGCCGGAGAGGCCGCACCGGTTCTGGTGGTTGCAACGGCTGCGACTGACAAATCGCGCACAGCCAAGTTGCTGGAAAAGCGTAAAGATGCACTTGTCGCAATGTTCTGGCCGCCCGACCTTGGCTCTGTGGCCGGATCTGTGCGGCAGATGGCTGATGCGGCTGGCCTGAGGCTGAGCGGCGATCTGGCTGAGCGCATTGCACGCGCAGCTGGCCTAGATGTGCGGCTCGCCCAATCAGAGATCATCAAGCTTGCGACCTATTGCGATGCGTCTCCACAATCACCGGTCGCACTAACGGCAGAGGACTTGGAAGCGGTTGGCGCTGCGACTGAAGAGGACAGCTTCATGCCGCTGGTCAATACTGTGCTCAAAGGCGAGACGGGCAAGCTTGATGGAGAGCTAAAGCGGATGCGCGAGCACGGCATGAACCCGGTTGGCGTCTTGCTGGCGGTAGAGCGGCGCTCGGCTCAGCTTGCGCAGATCACTTCGCAACTTGGTCCGCGCGGATCGCTTGATGGGCTCGATCGCGGTGCAAAGGCCAGGCTTGGCATCTTCTGGAAGGAAGAGCGCGAGATTCAGGAACAATTGAGAAGCTGGCACCGGCGAAAGCTTGACCGGCTCGGCCCCAAGCTGATGCAATTGCACAAGGATTTGCTTGGCAACAGTCAGTCCGCCGAACTGCTTCTGGCGCAAGGCCTGACAGAAATCGCTCGGTTTGCTGCCCGGCGCTAA
- the lptE gene encoding LPS assembly lipoprotein LptE, which yields MTRAAFASFALFLLSACGLQPLYSGGSGDAVAQGLAAVDVAPIQGRDGWLVRNALNDRLQLSGTEIAPRYRLDVQLDDSLEALGVLNDDTISRERRILRARYQLIDLTSGTILLDATSGSDAGVDVVSSEYATIAAEQTALENLAREVAERMVRQVALTLREVERAE from the coding sequence ATGACACGCGCTGCCTTCGCCTCTTTCGCCTTGTTCCTGCTGTCCGCTTGCGGGCTGCAGCCGCTCTATTCGGGCGGTTCCGGCGATGCCGTGGCGCAAGGACTGGCCGCGGTGGATGTTGCTCCGATTCAAGGGCGCGACGGGTGGCTGGTGCGCAATGCGCTGAATGACCGGCTACAGCTTAGCGGAACTGAGATTGCACCGCGCTATCGTCTTGATGTGCAGTTAGACGATTCGCTCGAAGCTTTGGGCGTGTTGAACGATGATACGATCAGCCGCGAACGGCGCATATTGCGTGCCCGCTATCAGCTGATCGATCTGACCAGCGGCACAATCTTGCTCGATGCGACATCGGGATCGGACGCGGGTGTCGATGTCGTTTCCTCCGAATATGCAACCATCGCAGCTGAACAAACCGCGCTGGAGAATCTGGCCCGTGAAGTTGCCGAGCGAATGGTGAGGCAGGTTGCGCTGACCTTGCGTGAGGTCGAGCGAGCCGAATGA
- a CDS encoding LptA/OstA family protein: protein MAKNLVTTSARSAAIGFVATLALFSGIQLNAQAFSGHDSNAPVQIDAGDIDVDDRVNRVVIVGGVVARQTGLTVRSQRMLLNYEDEDSLSISRITATGGVNVQRGNERASGDIAVYDLQRRIITMAGNVTLSRGGDNLRGGRLTIDLNSGRASVDGQAATNGESSSGRVTGTFTVAGSDEN from the coding sequence ATGGCGAAGAATCTGGTCACTACATCTGCACGTTCAGCTGCAATCGGCTTTGTCGCCACGCTGGCCCTGTTCAGCGGGATCCAGCTCAATGCGCAAGCATTCTCTGGCCACGACTCGAACGCACCGGTGCAGATTGATGCGGGCGATATCGACGTGGACGACCGCGTGAATCGCGTGGTTATTGTGGGCGGTGTCGTTGCAAGACAAACCGGGTTAACGGTCCGCTCACAACGCATGCTGCTAAACTATGAAGATGAGGACAGCCTGTCGATTTCCCGTATCACCGCAACCGGCGGTGTGAATGTGCAACGTGGCAATGAGCGCGCGAGCGGCGATATCGCGGTCTATGATCTGCAGCGCCGTATCATCACAATGGCAGGCAATGTGACGCTTAGCCGCGGGGGCGACAATCTGCGTGGCGGGCGCCTGACGATCGATCTCAATTCAGGCCGGGCAAGCGTTGACGGACAAGCGGCAACAAATGGGGAAAGCTCAAGCGGGCGGGTAACCGGGACATTTACCGTCGCGGGAAGTGACGAAAACTAA